The Pseudomonadota bacterium genomic interval CCGGCGAGGAGATTCCCATCACCGCTCGCCGCGTGGTGACCTTCAGGCCAGGCCAAAAGCTCAAAGCGCGAGTAGAGGCCTATGCTGGAACCGGCGAATAACGACGAACTGCCGGCCATCCCTGGCAAACGCTACTTCACGATCGGTGAAGTCAGCGATCTGTGCGCCGTAAAGCCCCACGTGCTGCGCTACTGGGAGCAGGAGTTCCCGCAGCTCAAGCCGGTTAAGCGTCGAGGCAATCGGCGCTACTACCAGCGCCAGGA includes:
- a CDS encoding MerR family transcriptional regulator, encoding MLEPANNDELPAIPGKRYFTIGEVSDLCAVKPHVLRYWEQEFPQLKPVKRRGNRRYYQRQDVIIIRQIRSLLYDEGFTIGGARQKLTGEAAREDVTQSQQIIKQLRSELEEILRDLRR